One part of the Pannonibacter sp. XCT-53 genome encodes these proteins:
- a CDS encoding nitroreductase family protein, with the protein MFAKAKIKYEALDLPDRMTLSDAEMETAARGFYEHVRKRHTVRDFSARPVPRRVIEDCIRAAGTAPSGANHQPWHFVAIANPDFKHQIRLAAEEEEKAFYAGGAGDEWLQALEPIGTTADKPHLDIAPWLIVVFAQRWGQFDDGTRFKNYYVPESVGIACGVLLTALHTAGLVALTHTPNPMKFLNGMLGRPESEKPIMIIAVGHPAEDAKVPAVAKLKKPLEEILTVAE; encoded by the coding sequence ATGTTTGCCAAGGCCAAGATCAAGTACGAGGCGCTGGACCTGCCCGACCGGATGACGCTGTCCGATGCCGAGATGGAGACGGCCGCGCGCGGCTTCTACGAGCATGTGCGCAAGCGCCACACGGTGCGCGACTTCTCCGCGCGTCCGGTGCCGCGCCGCGTCATCGAGGACTGCATCCGCGCCGCCGGCACCGCGCCGTCGGGAGCCAATCATCAGCCCTGGCACTTCGTCGCCATCGCCAACCCGGACTTCAAGCACCAGATCCGGCTGGCTGCCGAGGAGGAGGAGAAGGCCTTCTATGCCGGTGGCGCGGGAGACGAATGGCTTCAGGCGCTGGAGCCGATCGGCACGACCGCCGACAAGCCGCATCTCGACATCGCGCCCTGGCTGATCGTGGTGTTCGCACAGCGCTGGGGCCAGTTTGACGACGGCACGCGCTTCAAGAACTATTATGTGCCGGAAAGCGTCGGCATTGCCTGCGGCGTGCTGCTGACGGCGCTGCACACGGCGGGGCTGGTGGCCCTGACGCATACGCCCAACCCGATGAAATTCCTGAACGGGATGCTGGGCCGGCCCGAGTCGGAAAAGCCGATCATGATCATCGCCGTCGGGCACCCGGCCGAGGATGCCAAGGTGCCGGCGGTCGCCAAGCTGAAGAAGCCGCTGGAGGAGATCCTCACCGTCGCGGAGTGA
- a CDS encoding SDR family oxidoreductase produces the protein MPLDLSGRSPALASFPGGGLAVVIGASGAIGAEIARQTDASGRFARVLRLARRPGAGDLVLDLTDEATIAAAAAAIGATGLPLRFAFDATGMLHDGAIQPEKSWRQLDALAMARSFAINAIGPALLMKHLLPLLAGDGKAVFATLSARVGSIGDNELGGWYSYRAAKAALNQLVRSAAIELARKRPAAACVVLHPGTVASRLSDPFAKAGLTVRPPEEAAARLLTVVDALEGRHTGSFHDAEGKEIVW, from the coding sequence ATGCCTCTCGACCTGTCCGGCCGCAGCCCGGCCCTCGCTTCCTTTCCGGGCGGTGGACTTGCCGTCGTCATCGGCGCCAGCGGGGCCATTGGCGCCGAGATCGCGCGGCAGACGGACGCCAGCGGGCGCTTTGCCCGGGTGCTGCGGCTGGCGCGCCGGCCCGGAGCCGGTGACCTCGTGCTCGACCTGACCGACGAGGCCACCATTGCCGCTGCGGCTGCCGCGATCGGCGCCACCGGTCTGCCGCTGCGCTTCGCCTTCGATGCCACCGGCATGCTGCATGACGGGGCCATCCAGCCGGAGAAATCGTGGCGTCAGCTCGACGCGCTCGCCATGGCCCGGTCCTTTGCGATCAATGCCATTGGCCCGGCCCTGCTCATGAAGCACCTGCTGCCGCTGCTCGCCGGCGACGGCAAGGCGGTCTTTGCCACGCTTTCGGCCCGGGTCGGCAGCATCGGCGACAACGAGCTGGGCGGCTGGTACAGCTACCGCGCCGCCAAGGCGGCCCTGAACCAGCTCGTGCGCTCGGCCGCCATCGAGCTGGCCCGCAAGCGTCCGGCAGCCGCCTGCGTCGTGCTGCATCCGGGCACGGTCGCAAGCCGCCTGTCGGACCCCTTCGCCAAGGCCGGCCTGACCGTGCGCCCGCCCGAGGAGGCCGCGGCCCGCCTGCTGACGGTCGTCGACGCGCTGGAAGGCCGTCACACCGGCAGTTTCCATGATGCCGAGGGAAAGGAGATCGTCTGGTGA
- a CDS encoding thiol-disulfide oxidoreductase DCC family protein, translated as MSQEPTSASVPPSPPVAVPAPADTAARGPALTVYFDGACPLCSREIAWYRSCRGADTVAWVNVAETPRMPPDLDRETALARFHVRLADGTLVSGAAGFAALWRRLPAFRLLGWIVSFRPVTALAERAYLLFLPLRARMLARLRGPVTGGSRTDGDLSEGSGDTGDDCGCVPPLARGAGETMSRRRPRLPSGRAARGQTPEALS; from the coding sequence GTGAGCCAGGAGCCGACATCCGCATCCGTGCCCCCCTCCCCACCCGTAGCCGTGCCTGCGCCGGCGGACACCGCCGCACGCGGACCGGCCCTGACCGTCTATTTCGACGGTGCCTGTCCGCTCTGCTCGCGCGAGATCGCCTGGTATCGCAGCTGTCGCGGTGCCGACACCGTCGCCTGGGTGAATGTGGCCGAAACGCCGCGCATGCCGCCGGATCTCGACCGCGAGACCGCGCTGGCGCGGTTCCACGTCCGCCTTGCGGATGGCACCCTCGTGTCCGGGGCTGCCGGTTTTGCCGCGCTCTGGCGCCGCCTGCCCGCCTTCCGGCTGCTCGGATGGATCGTCAGCTTCAGGCCGGTGACGGCGCTGGCCGAGCGCGCCTATCTTCTCTTCCTGCCGCTGCGGGCCAGGATGCTGGCGCGGCTGCGGGGCCCCGTGACCGGCGGCTCCCGAACCGACGGGGACCTGAGTGAGGGCTCCGGCGACACCGGCGACGACTGCGGCTGCGTGCCGCCGCTGGCGCGCGGTGCCGGCGAGACCATGTCCCGGCGCCGGCCGCGCCTGCCCTCGGGGCGTGCGGCGCGTGGCCAGACGCCGGAGGCCCTGTCATGA
- a CDS encoding DUF3429 domain-containing protein produces MSLSTAPQRPADAAPAAVPVPAVWLGATGVIPFAAPTLLLLVAPGLVPAPLAPLLPLALAAYGAVILSFLGGVHWGLGLSASMAGRTDPGLARRLVISVIPSLVGWVALLLPAATGLLLLALAFPLMLAVDLKAAREGAVPAWYPRLRIPLTACVTALLLAGALIQG; encoded by the coding sequence ATGAGCCTGTCCACCGCGCCGCAGCGCCCCGCTGACGCCGCCCCGGCGGCGGTTCCCGTCCCGGCCGTCTGGCTCGGCGCCACCGGCGTCATTCCCTTTGCCGCGCCGACGCTGCTGCTCCTGGTCGCGCCCGGTCTGGTGCCGGCACCGCTGGCTCCGCTGCTGCCGCTGGCGCTTGCCGCCTATGGCGCGGTCATCCTGTCGTTCCTCGGGGGCGTGCACTGGGGCCTCGGCCTCAGCGCCAGCATGGCCGGCCGGACGGATCCGGGCCTGGCCCGGCGGCTGGTCATCAGCGTCATTCCCTCGCTGGTCGGCTGGGTCGCCCTTCTCCTGCCGGCGGCGACCGGGCTCCTCCTGCTGGCGCTCGCCTTTCCGCTGATGCTGGCGGTCGATCTGAAGGCCGCGCGCGAGGGGGCGGTGCCTGCCTGGTATCCGCGCCTGCGCATTCCGCTGACGGCCTGCGTCACCGCGCTGCTGCTCGCCGGCGCGCTGATCCAGGGCTGA
- a CDS encoding SDR family NAD(P)-dependent oxidoreductase, protein MRFSGKTALITGGGTGIGAAVARRIASEGGQVVLVGRRKEPLMAVAEETGALVIAADAADGAAMAMAVEATLEAHGSLDLLIANAGGHGVGPTVTMSDETWALATRSNLDTAFVSARACLPALIRARGAIVVVSSIAGLFSGPDAIGYVTMKHGCIGLAKSLARDYGRKGVRTNTVCPGWVRTAMADEQMQVLIDRKGLSGADAAYALVTRDVPINRPATPEEVSNVVCFLASPEAAMVNGAIVTVDGGASTVDLPTLAFVS, encoded by the coding sequence ATGCGTTTTTCAGGCAAGACCGCACTCATCACCGGGGGCGGCACGGGTATCGGCGCAGCCGTGGCGCGCCGCATCGCGTCGGAAGGCGGCCAGGTCGTGCTGGTCGGCCGCCGCAAGGAACCGCTGATGGCGGTGGCGGAGGAAACCGGCGCGCTGGTGATTGCCGCCGACGCCGCCGATGGCGCGGCCATGGCCATGGCGGTTGAGGCCACGCTCGAGGCCCATGGCAGCCTCGACCTGCTCATCGCCAACGCCGGCGGCCACGGGGTCGGCCCCACCGTCACCATGAGTGACGAGACCTGGGCGCTGGCCACCCGCTCCAATCTCGACACCGCGTTTGTGAGTGCCCGGGCCTGCTTGCCGGCGCTGATCCGCGCCCGGGGCGCGATCGTTGTCGTCTCGTCGATCGCCGGGCTGTTCTCGGGCCCCGACGCCATCGGCTACGTCACCATGAAGCATGGCTGCATCGGCCTCGCCAAGTCGCTGGCGCGGGACTACGGCCGCAAGGGCGTGCGCACCAACACGGTGTGCCCCGGCTGGGTACGCACCGCCATGGCGGACGAACAGATGCAGGTGCTCATCGACCGCAAGGGCCTCAGCGGCGCCGACGCGGCCTATGCCCTCGTCACCCGCGATGTCCCCATCAACCGCCCCGCCACGCCGGAGGAAGTCTCCAACGTGGTCTGTTTCCTCGCCAGCCCCGAAGCGGCGATGGTCAATGGCGCAATCGTCACCGTGGACGGCGGGGCGTCCACCGTGGATCTGCCGACGCTGGCCTTTGTCAGCTGA
- a CDS encoding MoaF C-terminal domain-containing protein yields MTAQQTPKDWKTYDQFAFGIDTNRLPASQALKGKSFAVAFDDGRRLDLAFTDGDTLAWREGSLAGAEAADVVQVAEDTFFVDIAFAALPTEAETLILNLVSRRVLSVRSIVRKPEESVGEPQVAQVFRVGVIDDGQPATGPVPAETRDLIGLRAHFTYSPNHVYEHTYLSSQRYCWQCLKGVQRGHGDVDLTTTFKFAEDQYVFTFREFKIPVASVFFYNFATLRSTGKFLGITGDGKLANNKAGAHISKASMTLYRPGEAPV; encoded by the coding sequence ATGACTGCACAGCAGACCCCGAAGGACTGGAAGACCTACGACCAGTTCGCCTTCGGCATCGACACCAACCGCCTGCCCGCCAGCCAGGCCCTCAAGGGCAAGTCCTTTGCCGTCGCCTTTGACGATGGCCGCCGGCTTGATCTTGCCTTCACCGACGGCGACACGCTCGCCTGGCGCGAGGGCAGCCTGGCCGGCGCCGAGGCCGCCGACGTGGTGCAGGTGGCCGAGGACACCTTTTTCGTCGACATCGCCTTCGCCGCCCTGCCGACCGAAGCCGAGACGCTGATCCTCAACCTGGTCTCCCGCCGGGTCCTGTCGGTGCGCTCGATCGTGCGCAAGCCGGAGGAGAGCGTCGGCGAACCGCAGGTGGCGCAGGTCTTCCGCGTCGGCGTCATCGACGACGGCCAGCCGGCGACCGGCCCCGTGCCGGCCGAAACGCGCGACCTCATCGGCCTGCGCGCCCATTTCACCTACAGCCCCAACCACGTCTACGAGCACACCTACCTGTCGTCGCAGCGCTACTGCTGGCAATGCCTCAAGGGCGTGCAGCGCGGCCATGGCGACGTGGACCTGACCACCACCTTCAAGTTCGCCGAGGACCAGTACGTCTTCACCTTCCGCGAGTTCAAGATCCCGGTCGCCTCGGTGTTCTTCTACAACTTCGCCACCCTGCGCTCGACCGGCAAGTTCCTCGGCATCACCGGCGACGGCAAGCTCGCCAACAACAAGGCCGGCGCGCACATTTCCAAGGCCTCCATGACCCTCTACCGCCCGGGCGAAGCCCCGGTCTGA
- a CDS encoding nuclear transport factor 2 family protein has protein sequence MRTPYQIIKDHYAASDRGDLDGMLADLAPDAAWTEMDGFPCRGTHVGREAIVREVFQRLGAEFDGYTFRLERLLDAGSSVVGIGDYSGTFKATGKSFHARVTHVWDVRDGKIVRFEQFTDTLRVADCMR, from the coding sequence ATGCGCACACCCTATCAGATCATCAAGGACCACTACGCGGCCTCCGACCGCGGCGACCTGGACGGCATGCTGGCCGATCTCGCGCCGGATGCCGCCTGGACCGAGATGGACGGCTTCCCCTGCCGCGGCACCCATGTGGGCCGCGAGGCGATCGTCCGCGAGGTCTTCCAGCGGCTCGGTGCCGAGTTCGACGGCTACACCTTCCGCCTCGAGCGCCTGCTCGATGCCGGGTCGTCCGTCGTCGGCATCGGCGACTACAGCGGCACGTTCAAGGCCACCGGCAAGTCCTTCCACGCCCGCGTCACCCATGTATGGGATGTCCGGGACGGCAAGATCGTCCGCTTTGAACAGTTCACCGACACCTTGCGTGTCGCCGACTGCATGCGCTGA
- the hpaD gene encoding 3,4-dihydroxyphenylacetate 2,3-dioxygenase: MGKISLAAKVTHVPSMFLSELPGQHHGCRQSAIDGLIEIRRRCEATGVDTLVVFDTHWLVNSGFHINASARYQGIYTSNEFPQFIQNLAYDYEGAPALGDAVAQIARAKGVRIEAHHVDTLELEYGTLVPLKYINPDHRMKVLSIAAWCPWHELEDSRRIGEAVREAIEASGCNAAVLASGSLSHRIHDNNEAQAGIHTISNEFYRQVDQRVLDLWTQGRFGEFTAMLPEYARACHGEGLMHDTAMLMGLLGWDKYTGKAEILTDYFTSSGTGQVNAVFPLAA; encoded by the coding sequence ATGGGCAAGATTTCACTCGCCGCCAAGGTCACGCATGTGCCGTCCATGTTCCTGTCGGAGCTGCCGGGACAGCATCACGGCTGCCGGCAGTCGGCCATCGACGGCCTGATCGAGATCCGCCGGCGCTGCGAGGCGACCGGCGTCGACACGCTGGTGGTCTTCGACACCCACTGGCTGGTCAACAGCGGGTTCCACATCAACGCCTCCGCCCGCTACCAGGGCATCTACACCTCGAACGAGTTCCCGCAGTTCATCCAGAACCTCGCCTATGACTACGAGGGCGCGCCGGCGCTGGGCGATGCGGTGGCGCAGATCGCCAGGGCCAAGGGCGTGCGCATCGAGGCGCATCATGTCGACACGCTGGAGCTGGAATACGGCACGCTGGTGCCCTTGAAATACATCAACCCGGACCACCGGATGAAGGTGCTGTCGATCGCCGCCTGGTGCCCCTGGCACGAACTGGAGGACAGCCGGCGGATCGGCGAGGCCGTGCGCGAGGCCATCGAGGCAAGCGGATGCAACGCCGCCGTGCTGGCCTCCGGCTCGCTGTCGCACCGCATCCACGACAACAACGAGGCCCAGGCCGGGATCCACACGATCTCGAACGAGTTCTACCGCCAGGTCGACCAGCGGGTGCTGGACCTGTGGACGCAAGGGCGGTTCGGGGAATTCACCGCGATGCTGCCGGAATATGCGAGGGCCTGTCACGGCGAGGGGCTGATGCATGACACGGCGATGCTGATGGGCCTGCTCGGCTGGGACAAGTACACCGGCAAGGCCGAGATCCTGACCGACTATTTCACCTCGTCGGGCACGGGCCAGGTGAATGCGGTGTTCCCGCTGGCTGCATGA
- a CDS encoding ABC transporter substrate-binding protein, whose protein sequence is MKHLILAGTATAVLALFAGAASAADAPKCGLANGQAASGEPINIGAIVSRTGPDDFSASAQAAKAYFDCVNANGGINGRPVNYIIGDDQWNPEIAAQLAAKLVDDQKVVAMVGNSSFVECAANAAGYAEKGVVAIAGVGVPRECFTAWTYAPLNAGPRLSTLAVAEHINKTSGAKKFVCIAPNIPNVGAWACDGVTVWANQNGAESSTILIDPGSSDATSVVLQAASMSPDAIILSLPKGVMLPVLVAAEEQGLHETIKFGSAASGYSLDVPGALGPAWDGKFVVNMEFQPLDADTPDNRNWRAVMDAYAGKDVPRDTFAQAGYLSARLATEAMLKLDPARIERDSVATALSEVKTFESDILCAPWYYGAELSRHNANNTLRNAVTDNGTWKTVSDCAAVNDPELTDIRAFEATLR, encoded by the coding sequence ATGAAACATCTGATCCTTGCAGGCACGGCGACCGCTGTGCTCGCCCTGTTTGCCGGCGCCGCATCCGCTGCGGATGCCCCGAAATGCGGCCTTGCCAACGGCCAGGCGGCGAGCGGCGAACCGATCAACATCGGCGCCATCGTCTCCAGGACCGGCCCGGACGACTTCAGCGCCTCGGCCCAGGCGGCCAAGGCCTATTTCGACTGCGTCAACGCCAACGGCGGCATCAACGGCCGTCCGGTGAACTACATCATCGGCGACGACCAGTGGAACCCGGAGATTGCCGCCCAGCTCGCCGCCAAGCTGGTCGATGACCAGAAGGTCGTGGCCATGGTCGGCAACTCCAGCTTCGTCGAATGCGCGGCCAATGCCGCCGGCTATGCCGAAAAGGGCGTGGTCGCCATCGCCGGCGTCGGCGTCCCGCGCGAGTGCTTCACCGCCTGGACCTATGCGCCGCTCAACGCCGGCCCGCGCCTGTCGACGCTGGCCGTGGCCGAGCACATCAACAAGACCTCGGGCGCGAAGAAGTTCGTCTGCATCGCCCCGAACATCCCCAATGTGGGGGCCTGGGCCTGTGACGGCGTGACCGTCTGGGCCAACCAGAACGGCGCGGAATCCTCCACCATCCTGATCGACCCGGGTTCCTCCGATGCCACCTCGGTCGTGCTTCAGGCGGCCAGCATGAGCCCGGACGCCATCATTCTCAGCCTGCCCAAGGGCGTCATGCTGCCGGTGCTGGTGGCCGCCGAGGAACAGGGTCTCCACGAGACCATCAAGTTCGGCTCGGCGGCCTCCGGCTACAGCCTCGACGTGCCGGGCGCGCTCGGGCCGGCCTGGGACGGCAAGTTCGTCGTCAACATGGAGTTCCAGCCGCTTGATGCCGACACGCCCGACAACCGCAACTGGCGCGCCGTCATGGATGCCTATGCCGGCAAGGACGTCCCGCGCGACACCTTCGCCCAGGCTGGCTATCTCTCCGCCCGTCTGGCCACCGAGGCCATGCTGAAGCTGGATCCGGCCAGGATCGAGCGCGACAGCGTCGCCACGGCGCTCAGCGAGGTGAAGACCTTCGAGAGCGATATCCTTTGCGCCCCCTGGTACTACGGCGCCGAGCTGTCGCGTCACAACGCCAACAACACCCTGCGCAACGCCGTCACCGACAACGGCACGTGGAAGACCGTCTCCGACTGCGCTGCGGTCAATGACCCGGAGCTGACCGACATCCGCGCCTTTGAAGCCACGCTGCGCTGA
- a CDS encoding branched-chain amino acid ABC transporter permease: MSILLAFVVSGLGIGAVYALSGVGLVVLYRATGVINFAFGALGALGAFVAWTLIEQGHADALAWLAAILVAAAGSYAYGRLIAPRLAFRDPVVRSVGTLGFALVLLGFIGWYWGEVPRRLNLPTDKTSIALFGARLNMTRIIALALALAMVAAITVLLARTRVGLYLRSLADDRDLSAILGIRVVQLEAFAWGISGVFAGICGLLLANLVRLQGMQLTFLVVPAIAAAILGQLRSLPATAVAGLAIGVTEACLTAVPSVAPYRTAAPFVIALVAVATMRASLLSMDRR; this comes from the coding sequence ATGTCCATCCTCCTTGCCTTTGTCGTGTCGGGTCTCGGCATCGGGGCGGTCTATGCCCTGTCGGGCGTGGGCCTTGTGGTCCTCTACCGGGCAACCGGTGTGATCAATTTCGCCTTCGGCGCCCTCGGTGCGCTCGGGGCCTTCGTGGCCTGGACCCTGATCGAGCAGGGCCATGCCGATGCTCTGGCCTGGCTGGCCGCCATTCTGGTCGCTGCCGCCGGCTCCTATGCCTATGGCCGCCTGATCGCGCCGCGTCTGGCCTTCCGTGATCCCGTCGTGCGTTCCGTCGGCACGCTCGGCTTTGCCCTCGTGCTGCTCGGCTTCATCGGCTGGTACTGGGGCGAGGTGCCGCGCCGGCTCAACCTGCCGACCGACAAGACCTCCATCGCGCTCTTCGGGGCCCGCCTCAACATGACGCGCATCATCGCGCTCGCGCTGGCCCTTGCCATGGTGGCTGCCATCACGGTGCTGCTCGCCCGCACCCGGGTCGGGCTCTATCTGCGCTCGCTTGCCGATGACCGTGACCTCTCCGCCATCCTCGGCATCCGCGTGGTCCAGCTCGAAGCCTTCGCCTGGGGCATTTCCGGCGTCTTTGCCGGCATCTGCGGGTTGCTGCTGGCCAACCTCGTCCGCCTCCAGGGCATGCAGCTGACTTTCCTCGTCGTGCCTGCGATTGCCGCCGCCATTCTCGGCCAGTTGCGCTCGCTGCCGGCCACCGCTGTTGCCGGCCTCGCCATCGGCGTCACCGAGGCCTGTCTCACCGCCGTCCCGAGCGTTGCGCCCTACCGCACTGCCGCCCCCTTCGTCATCGCGCTCGTGGCTGTCGCCACCATGCGCGCCAGCCTTCTGTCGATGGACCGCCGATGA
- a CDS encoding branched-chain amino acid ABC transporter permease yields MTAPLSTGPLAQAPVAHFTVERPGLARYRRLVTIPLVLISAAVLVSLVANAYWISTLTSAAALALAAAGVGLLYGQLGLVSLCQFGLIGVGGWVTLRTGFAFGWPFELSLLSGGVAASLVGILCGLPALRLKGLYLALVTLMLAGGFQVVINAFGFPDGGDGFLGRADASQRLMLPRPLLATGNEAYFLYAVIVLALGLMLIELHRRTRPGRSWAMIRAGETTALSAGVNLLLYKAWAFALAGFLAGLAGGVLAGGVGQLDGRAFSAAESLNLFALTVVGGAYHWFGAVIAGLLLRAVPSLLTDHGVDGYLAMVIFGAALLHALVTAPTGIAGQIAGLGRWLTGLIASESTPSPAQQEAPASDKLTADTGDRHP; encoded by the coding sequence ATGACCGCTCCCCTCTCCACTGGCCCGCTGGCTCAGGCCCCCGTGGCCCATTTCACCGTGGAACGGCCGGGCCTTGCCCGCTACCGGCGGCTGGTCACCATTCCGCTGGTGCTGATCTCGGCAGCGGTCCTCGTCTCGCTGGTGGCCAACGCCTACTGGATCTCGACGCTCACCTCGGCGGCCGCGCTGGCGCTGGCGGCCGCCGGTGTCGGGCTGCTCTATGGCCAGCTCGGGCTCGTCTCCCTGTGCCAGTTCGGCCTCATCGGCGTCGGCGGCTGGGTCACGCTGCGCACCGGCTTTGCCTTCGGCTGGCCGTTCGAGCTGTCGCTCCTGTCCGGCGGCGTGGCCGCCTCGCTGGTCGGCATCCTCTGCGGCCTGCCGGCCTTGCGGCTCAAGGGGCTCTATCTCGCTCTGGTGACGCTGATGCTCGCCGGCGGCTTCCAGGTGGTGATCAACGCCTTCGGCTTTCCCGATGGCGGCGACGGCTTCCTCGGCCGCGCCGATGCCAGCCAGCGCCTGATGCTGCCGCGCCCCCTGCTTGCCACCGGCAACGAGGCCTATTTCCTCTACGCCGTCATCGTGCTGGCGCTCGGCCTCATGCTCATCGAACTGCACCGGCGCACAAGGCCCGGCCGCTCCTGGGCCATGATCCGCGCCGGCGAGACTACGGCCCTGTCGGCCGGCGTCAACCTGCTGCTCTACAAGGCCTGGGCCTTTGCACTGGCCGGGTTCCTCGCCGGTCTTGCCGGCGGTGTGCTGGCCGGCGGTGTCGGCCAGCTTGACGGTCGCGCCTTCTCGGCCGCCGAGTCGCTCAATCTCTTCGCCCTCACCGTCGTGGGCGGGGCCTATCACTGGTTCGGCGCCGTCATCGCCGGGCTGCTCCTGCGCGCCGTCCCGTCCCTGCTGACTGACCACGGCGTTGATGGCTATCTCGCCATGGTCATCTTCGGCGCGGCCCTGCTGCACGCCCTTGTCACCGCCCCGACAGGGATCGCTGGCCAGATTGCCGGACTTGGCCGATGGCTGACCGGCCTGATCGCCAGCGAAAGCACCCCATCGCCAGCGCAACAGGAAGCTCCTGCCTCTGACAAGCTCACCGCCGACACGGGGGACAGACACCCATGA
- a CDS encoding ABC transporter ATP-binding protein, whose amino-acid sequence MIRIDNLTVQFGAVRPLDGLSAELTQPIIGLVGPNGAGKTTLLNVFSGFLTPVTGSIELDGRDLLPLSPTRRVQAGLRRTFQTEQVADDLSAWDNVLALADHIDLKGARIGDEVERALAFTGLGTRAQVMGAALNLYERRMVEIARALVGHPRLILMDEPGAGLDEAEALRLRQCILGIPQAFGATVLLIDHDVDLISATCGETLVLDFGKRLALGPTRTVLDDPVVHRAYLGAA is encoded by the coding sequence ATGATCCGCATCGACAATCTCACGGTCCAGTTCGGCGCGGTGCGCCCGCTGGACGGCCTGTCGGCCGAGCTGACCCAGCCGATCATCGGCCTCGTCGGCCCCAACGGGGCCGGCAAGACCACCCTGCTCAACGTCTTCTCCGGCTTCCTCACGCCCGTCACCGGCTCCATCGAGCTGGACGGCCGGGATCTCCTGCCGCTGTCGCCGACGCGCCGCGTCCAGGCCGGGCTGCGGCGCACCTTCCAGACCGAGCAGGTCGCCGATGACCTCTCCGCCTGGGACAATGTTCTTGCGCTGGCCGATCACATCGACCTCAAGGGCGCGCGCATCGGCGACGAGGTGGAGCGGGCGCTGGCCTTCACCGGGCTCGGGACGCGGGCCCAGGTCATGGGGGCCGCCCTCAATCTCTATGAACGGCGCATGGTCGAGATCGCCCGCGCGCTGGTCGGCCATCCGCGCCTCATCCTGATGGACGAGCCCGGTGCCGGTCTCGACGAGGCCGAGGCGCTGCGCCTGCGCCAGTGCATCCTCGGCATCCCGCAGGCCTTCGGCGCCACGGTGCTGCTCATCGACCACGATGTCGACCTGATTTCCGCCACCTGCGGCGAGACGCTGGTGCTGGATTTCGGCAAGCGCCTCGCCCTCGGCCCCACCCGCACCGTCCTCGATGACCCCGTCGTCCACCGCGCCTATCTCGGAGCTGCCTGA
- a CDS encoding ABC transporter ATP-binding protein: protein MSTIDVSGLVLHRGGKRVLHGIDLTVTAGEITALVGANGAGKSSLVGAMAGVLPLTAGRILLDGERIDGRSPDSVRRAGIAIVPEGHRVLTSLTVIDNLRAAGSMLAPAALSGAIEEVLALFPELVQRLEVRGGSLSGGQKQMVAMGQALIARPRFLLIDELSLGLAPAIVKRLAGTLTEIAAKGTGVLLIEQFTTLALSLSRQAMVMERGNLVFSGTAADLSARPDILHSAYLAGGKGH from the coding sequence ATGAGCACCATCGACGTCTCCGGCCTCGTCCTCCATCGCGGCGGCAAGCGCGTGCTGCATGGCATTGACCTCACCGTTACGGCCGGCGAGATCACCGCTCTCGTCGGCGCCAACGGGGCCGGCAAGTCCAGCCTCGTCGGCGCCATGGCCGGGGTCCTGCCGCTCACCGCCGGCCGCATCCTGCTGGACGGCGAGCGCATCGACGGCCGCTCCCCCGACAGCGTCCGCCGCGCCGGCATCGCCATCGTGCCCGAAGGCCACCGGGTGCTGACCAGCCTCACCGTCATCGACAACCTGCGCGCCGCCGGATCGATGCTGGCGCCGGCGGCCCTCTCCGGCGCCATCGAGGAGGTGCTCGCCCTCTTCCCCGAGCTGGTGCAGCGGCTGGAAGTGCGCGGCGGCTCGCTCTCCGGCGGCCAGAAGCAGATGGTCGCCATGGGTCAGGCCCTCATCGCCAGGCCGCGCTTCCTGCTCATCGACGAACTCTCGCTGGGCCTTGCCCCGGCCATCGTCAAGCGCCTCGCCGGCACCCTGACCGAGATTGCCGCCAAGGGCACGGGCGTGTTGCTGATCGAGCAGTTCACCACCCTCGCCCTGTCCCTCTCGCGTCAGGCCATGGTGATGGAACGCGGCAACCTGGTCTTCTCCGGCACCGCCGCCGACCTCTCCGCCCGCCCCGACATCCTGCACAGCGCCTACCTCGCCGGTGGCAAGGGGCATTAA